The following nucleotide sequence is from Arvicola amphibius chromosome 1, mArvAmp1.2, whole genome shotgun sequence.
CTGGGACTTTTTGGACAAAGGGGTCCCGCGCAGCTCCCCAGCTCCTTAGAAGGAGGAAGCTGCGTCCTGGCCTTTTAAACCCGGATTCAGGAATAGGCCATGAAAGCAGTGTGAGGTCATGAATTCACACTGAAGGCTCAGTCAGGGATGTCAGGTCGGGGTCCCTGGTTCTCGTCTATCACATTTCTGAGTTACAGGAAGGGGACTGAACACGGGATGCTGTCACCTGTTTGAGAAAGGCTCCATCTTTCCTCCAGCACCCTAGGACTTCCTCTGCTAGGCTGTCAGTGTTTCGGTTTCATCCTGCAATTTACTCGGGCTTTACATACAGTACTGTGAGCTTGGATCTGAAGTTTCAAGGGTGACCCTGCTGAGCCCCTCCCCCCTTTAGCTTTATGCATACCTAAATATAGTAATTCTCTTTCACTTTCCCATTTActtaaaatgtttccatttagCGCTTAAATTTCCGAGAACTATGCTGAGTACGACCAAATGCTGGGGAGTACAAACTGCACCTTGGAGTTGTGGGATCACCACTGCCCTGTGGTCAGCACTGGGGGACGACATACCGAGTCTGCCCGTGTTGAGTCTCCCATGGAGACTATCGCATGGCCCTGTGATCTTTCTCCTGCTGCTTCGAATCCCCTCAATCTTCCTGCCCTTCAGTCTTCTCAGGAACCATCACTGGGAGTGATAACCCACAGCCTAGCTAGCGGCACACTTCTCCCGAGCTTGCTGAGCTAGTGAGCTAGccagcttgcttgcttttgagacaaagcctcactccgtagctctggctggcctggaactcactgtgtagaccaggttggctttgagctccccctcctctgtctcccaagtactcaTTGAGCCCCTTACAGGAATCATCTACTCCACTTGGGTCTGACATTGTGCTGCCTCGGCCACTCATGTCCCTACTGAGGGTGCAGAGCCTTCTCTTTGCCCAGGCAGCCATGTTATTGCTTAGGTTCCTGCAGTGCCAGACTGTGGCACTCCAGTTGaaccagcctctggcctccaccctgACTGCCATAACCATTTCGGTAGTTACTCAGCAAGATTGTGTGGCAGGTCCCCACTCGCTAGCTGAGAAAATATCTGAGCCATCTCGGTTCCCTGCCCATAACTGCAGTGGCTTCCTGTTGCACTTTGAAGAAAGCCCAGACGCTTGCCTGCCCCTCCTCCCTACACTGGCCACACCTGTTGAGCACCCTTGTACCaaggtctttctcttcctcaaaaCTGCAAGCTAGTTCCTCATCACAGCCTTCGCTCTTACTGCTTCCCCTGCATGGAACTGGCTTCTATGGCATCTTGATGGTGTCTTGTCCTTCATATCTGCACTGAGGTTGTCTTCCCAGAGAGGCCTCCAGGTCCTAATATGTGGACCGTGtatatgcctggtgccttcagagtcTGAAAGAAGGTGTGGGGTCCCCTGAAACTAAAGTTATAGTCACCTCATCTCCCCCAGATTCTTTTCACTTCCTGTGATATAAATAAGATACACGCTGGAAACCTTCATGGAGTAGTGATGTGTGTATCAGTGTgagtatctgtgtgagtgtgtgtatctgtttgtgtttgtttatctgtgagtgtgtgcatctgtgtgttctttctcatCCCTAAAGTGGTAGGGTAGGCCTGTTTCTGTCCCTAGTGCCTAGCTATTTTTGATGGGTGGATTAAACcatgtagaaaaagaaatagactgTCAAAGAGGTGGTCTTGAATTGTTAGTCACAAATTGCTGCACACAGAGCTGGTACCACTCTGCACTATAGGCCAGAGCCACAGCTTTACTTCCCCATCTGCAATCTAGCTCCAGCTTCCTCCCTCAAAGAGCAGAGCAGCGTGACCTGTGCGTGCCTGGCTCCTATTCCACCCTGTGCATACTTCATTCCCTGACAGTACATTAGcgttaggggtgtgtgtgtgtgtgtgtgtgtgtgtgtgtgtgtgtgtgtgaattccgTGGGGAGGACCTTTCAGGGAGTGTTCATAGCTGCAGTCCTGTCAGCGTGCGCGCATTCGGAGAGTGACTGGGTGGTAAAGGTGCTCTCTTGCTCTTAAAGCCCCATGCGCCATGCTTTCTTCACATTGATTGTGATAAGGGTGGAGCTTGGGTGGAGCTCTATTGGAGACAAGAAAAAGCCTCTGAAgtggaatatttattttggggtgtgtgtgagtgtgtacgtatgtgcgtgcgtgcgtgtgtacgtgcatgtatgcatgttttgtttgagccagagtctcaccgtgtagtccaggctgatcttgaatctACCTGGatctagctgcctctgcctccatcactgcctcctggtgctgggattatcaagcatgtgccactatacctaGCTTGAACTGAAAAACATTCCGAAGGTAGTTTCAGATGAACGCAGGAGAAAGTGGGGGAGGTTGGAGGTCTAGACCCCAGACACCAGGCAGGCCTTTCTTTGCTGCTAGATCCCGTCTGTCCTCTGCTGCTTCTTCTAGCCTCCCCGCCCTAACAGCCAGTGCTCGTCACCAAGAGGAAGGGACTTGTTTCTTCTAGAGAGCTCTACCAATTTGGGCTGAATATCTGTTGGTTGGGGTCTTTGCTGTTGTGAGTCCTCTGCTCTGGGAAGCAGCATCTCCTTCCTGGTGACCTCCTGTGACTCTCAGGACATAATATTTGTCGTGGCACTGACAACCTCTTGGAACTTAGTCTGGAATTTCTGTCTCTCGAGCTGAGAGATAGCAGACAGATTTGCTGTCACCTGGGTCAGTTCTTGTGCCTCATGCCTGTCACCCCTGCTGGGGTTGTTAGTGTTGGCGCAAGATCCATTTAATGCCTGGGCCCCATGTTGTGACCTTCAGGTACAGCCTGCCTTCCTGAGGCCACCTCTCCAGGTTCTTCCATCAGTAACCTTCATTCTGGTCAATTGCCTATACTAAACAGATTCATCGTATTTCCTCACTGCTTCTAGTGTATAAGCTAAAAATCATCTAGAATTGTTTGAATAATTAGTTCTACGCACCAGCTTGGAGTTGGCTCATTAAGTTAAGGCTCAGCTGGATGGAAAGCCTGTGGGCTTCTGTCCATCAGaggctggggcggggggggggggcggctttgtttgtttttcttttttctcctttgttttctttttttaaagatttgtgtatTTATGAGTGCTCTATCTTCCTGTACACCTatacgccagaagagggcaccaaatctcattacagatggttatgagccagatgtggtttctgggaattgaactcaggccctctggaaaagcagtcagtgctcttaactgctgagccatctctccagcccctgtttgtttgtttttcaagacagggtttctctgtataacagccctggctgctctggaactcactctgtagaccaggctgactttgcactcccagagatccacctgtctctgcctcctgactgctgggattaaagacgagcgccaccaccacccagtttggaTCACTGGTCTTAACTGGGACTCGATATTATGTAATTgtctcttttctgttgctgtttacTCTGGGTAAAGTGCATATTAAGAGAGTCTCAAGACAGAAAGAGCTTGTGCCCCACGCACAGGCTGTAGAAGCAGGGCCGATACACTCAGGAATACCacggcatctttctccttcctgcttctcctttaGGTGTTTGGATTCAGAAATATGTAGACATATTATGCCTTTTGAAATTTATGCACCTACAATCCAGTTGAGTATTTCATTCATGAGTGTGCAGAAAGAGCACACAATTCTGTGTTTGTATCTTCCTCTCAGTAGATGTATGTATGTCCTTCTGCAATCTCCATGGCTTTCTCTCAAAGGGAGTCCATTGCTAGCATGCTCCTACGTGCCAAGGCAGGGCAGGGCACAGTGGAGCCTGCGCCTGCAGTGTAGGTGCAGTGGGTAGAGCGTGGGTGCTGGCCACTGAGCCCACTTGTGTTTCCTTTCAGGGCTCTGTTTACCTATGAAGGCAACAGCAATGACATCCGTGTGGCTGGCACAGGCGGTGAGTATGAACCCACACAGGCCCTCAGCAccagaagagaagagagtgagATACACAACAGGGAGAGGTTGTGGCTAGCCCTGGACCACCTCAGCTGACGTTTAAGCCATCACAGGAGCAGAAAGGGAATTCAGGCACTCCAGCTCAGCTACAGTGACCCTTCCCCCAGTTGAGTTTTTGCAGGCCTTTTACTGAGTTAGCTCCAGACCACTCCTGATCTGAATATGGACCAGCATCAGGTAGGACCATGGCCAGAGCCATGTCAGCCATGACACTGATGCGTTTCGCGTTTGCTAATGAAGACATTCTTTGGCTGTCCTTGGCTGGGCCAGGACAGTGCTGCTGTCTTAAGAAGCAGCCCGCCCTCCGGCTTGTGGGCAGCCCTTGTCCAGGGCACTACAGATTGAGGGTGTCAGTCTTCAAGCTGGTGTAGGTGAAGGCCCACATATAtgttctctgactctgtcctgcCCTGGTCTTGAGCAACTACATGCAAGGGCGTGACCCTCCTTAGGGAGAGCCAGTGTGGCTGCAGGTGATTGTGAGGACCTTGATTtggtattttaaagaaatactggCTCTTAGCCACCACTGGGAGAAACAGGCAAGTCAGCTGAGCCAGAAATGCCTGGGGTATGAGACAGACCTCTCAGCTGAAATCCTTGGCTCTCCCAAGCTCGAGGCTAGCATGGCTGTCCTTAGGGCCTGCATGACCTCCCCGCTCCAAGTGAGTGCCTGGAACATGCTCTCTGCTCGGGCAAATGAGAGTGTGGTTTTAGTTACTATTGTTGATAGGAAAGTTCCTTTCCACTGTGAGATATTCTTGCTGATGCATCCTCTCTTTAGAATCGCCACCGATTGGTCATCTCACATGACATCGTATATGCCTGAGAGTTGCACATATCAGCAGTCGGAGCTTCTGGCTGGCACAAGGCAGGACTCTGTTGCCCATCAGAATGCTGCTGCCCTGGGTTCTGTGGAGCCCTATAGCTGAAATGTGTTTCCCAGAAAATTGAGAGGTTGAATCACAGTGTCGGGGAGAATGGCTTACGGCAGCTCGTTGTCCCCAACCAAGACTGTGAGAGTTTTAACTAACTGTTTATCTTTGGGATGTCCCAGAAGGTCTGACTCTGGTGGACACGTAGTCTGTGACAAGGCTCTTGTCCCAGGCCTTCCTTGGTAATATTGTCATAGGCTCTTTCATTCAGAGATCTGGTGATGTACAGGCACAGTTACGCACACCTATAGCcctagtgctcaggagacagaagccaaTGGGTGgcgctctgtgagtttgaggccagactggtgtacagttccaggacagccgggccTACATAGagacctttctcaaaaacaaaaaagaaagaagtaaagtaaatatagtaaaaatagccTTTTATTTATGATTTCCTTCTCAATCTTAGAGAAGcaattttcagaaacaaaaattatcgtgagttaaaaaaaaaaactgggaggtGGCGGGGCACCTGACATGCTTGCCAGAAACGCACTTCACTGAGTCCCACAGGCTCTGCTAAGTCAGCTGAGTGGGGTTGGGACCCAAGAGTCGGGTTATTTTGTGTTCGTTTACTTGTTTGCTTACTATGTTGTGGAGCTGGAGATTGGCCCAGGACCTGATAGGTGCTAGCCGGGCACTCTGCCGctgagctgcttgttcatccttgGAGTCTGATTTTAAACTTGGGTCCCAGAAGGATTCTGAGGCAGGTGGGGCAAGCACTTGTGGGCAGGGATGCAGGCTGCCTCTGAGCCTTCCTGTAACTCTGCAGAGGGAGGCCTGGAGGAGCTGGTGGAGGAACTCAACAGTGGGAAGGTGATGTACGCCTTCTGCAGGGTGAAGGACCCCAACTCTGGCCTGCCTAAGTTTGTCCTCATCAACTGGGTATGTGGATTCATCGCTGATGTCATTGGAGCAGCCCCTTGTTTCCTCTGCTTTGACTTGGCCTTGGGGACAGTGTTTTACTACACCACTCAGTGGTCAACAGGACTGTTGGTTAAGAATGGGGAATGAGTAGAGTAAACTGTCTATTCATTGTGAACCAAAGAATAAATGGCTTTGCTTGGGATTCACCCCTGAAGCCCAGAAGGATTCCTACAGAATGGAGTAgaaattattacaaaaaaaaaaatccccgcCCTGAGAtggctctgatggaggagagggCCTGCGGTTGTATTCGGGAGTCTTGAAAGTACAGCGGTAGGAACTCCAACAGCATAGGTCCCCCTAGTTGGGGACCAGGAATGTTTGAGAAATGCCCCCACTTCGGAAGCCAGCAGCCATGCTTCTCAGATTGCACCCTGAGCTCCTCGGGAAGTATGAAGACTGATCTCATCCGTGTGACTCATTCGGGAGAATGGCTTTGTCTGGGAGGAGGGGACGGGGTGCCTTTTAGGAGAGATAGGGAaactgtgggttcctgggaattgtgGGCCAGGAAGTGGCTTTGGAGGAGGCCTGGGTCATGTTATCTGTGCTTGTGTTGCAGACAGGCGAGGGTGTGAATGATGTGCGGAAGGGAGCATGCGCCAACCACGTCAGCACCATGGCCAACTTCCTGAAGGTGAGAGCTAAGCTAAGCCCGCAAAGGGCCTTGCAGGATCCAGTACTCTAGATTTTTGAATACAGGTAAACTGGAAGGGAGCTGGAAACAGGAGCAGGACCATGGCTAATGTTCTGGCTGAGCAGCAGGATATGGGCagagccacctctgcctggcttcaGTAGGGCAAGATAAGGGCCACTCCAGGACTGACCCAACTGCTTTGCTGATCCTTTGTGGTTTAGCAGTGTTCGgcatgatggcgcatgcctttaatcccagcactgaggaggctgaggcaggcagattctttgagtttgaggccacctagggctacctagtgagaccttgtctcataaaactaaaaaagaaagaaaagagagagagagaagttaagcagtagcagcagcaagaCTTGAGGGAAGAAGCCGCTGCCGCCCTGCCCACGCACCCTCTGATGCGTCCCTATTTGTAGGAGCACTCATGTCACTCATCCCACAGCTGTAACAGCTGTAGGACCTTCCAATTTCAGAGACATTTCTATcacaattaatttataattttgttgtCAGCTGACTTTTTGCATTTGCTTGACTCCTGGCAAGGAGACTTGAGACTGATTTCTGTTTCTGCCAGTATGTCTTTAGACATACCTTAGTTCTCCCATCTGGTCTGAAAGCTTTTaattaagttttcaaatttttgCAGTGCTGAGAACAAACCCAGAttctcacatgctaggcaaggactctgctTCCGAGTACTCGGTGAGCTTCCAATATAATAACCGCTAATGAGGTCTCAGGTCAGCTACTCAGGAAGGAGTCAGTTTTCATTGAATAGATGGAAGGTGCCTGAGCATCTGTTGAACTACAACAGGAATTTTGTAGCATTGACGGctggggagagctggccctggtgtcTCCTGACACTAGTCTTGTGTGCAGTGCTGGCCTTTGCTATATGGACAGATAGGAGTTTGGCCTGTTCTCTCCCTAAGTTTGCAAAGCTTAtatttcagtttctgtttctgctcCAGGGTGCCCACGTGACCATCAATGCACGGGCTGAGGAGGACGTGGAGCCTGAGTGCATCATGGAGAAGGTTGCCAAGGCCTCTGGAGCTAACTACAGCTTCCATAGGGAAAGTGCCTGCTTCCAGGATACAGGGCCGCAGGCCCCAGTGGTGAGTGCTGCCCTGACATGAGCCTTTCTCCATGCCTACAAGCAGGGACCAGAAGTGCAGTTTCTAGTGTCTGAGTAATGATTCCTTCTGCTCGGCATCTCTTGATGGTGACCCTGAGCCCTGATGGCACCAACCCCGTGGCTTTGCTGTTGGAGAGCCAGCTTGTGGCAGAGGCTTGTCAGCAACTGCCACAGCTGTGATAGTCTAATAACCCAAGAGCTGAGTGTCAGCGGGACGTAGACGGTCCTGGCGGCTCTATCGCGGAGCCTGAAACCGAAACCACACAGGCCTGTGGCTCTGGCATCATGTGGCGCTCATGACCGCAAACCACTTATTAGTCATACAGTTGGGATCCATGGTGATTCTTCTGGATGTTGCCAGCAGTCAGCTGTCTGAAGAGCGGCCTACTTTAGAATTGCCAGGAGTCTAGGATAAAAATCCTCTCCTGTTCCCATCAGTGAGGACCAGTTGCCgtcatagacacacatgtatatggaCACACACCCTGTGTTCTCAGGGTGCCATGTCCTTGCTGGGGTGATctctctgggcttttgtttttttgtttgttttaaagatgtattttgtctttattttatgtttagcGTGTCtgggtgtttgcctgtgtgtgtgtgtgtgtgtatgtactacATGTGTACTgcgcctgcagaggccagaaaggtgCACCAACAGAtcctccggaactggagttacagacagctgtccctgtgggtgctgggagcctggtctctgcaagagcagcagtgctctttcctctgagccatctttctagaccttgttttgtttagtttttgaacttgctttgtaggccaggctggctttgaactcaagatccttctgccttggcctcccgcgtgctgggcttactggtgtgcactaccacacccagctcctagACTTTTTTCTGAACATCTTGGTGTGTCTCCTTGTGAGTGGTAGTTCAGGCTCCTCTGAGCCTACCAGGTGCAGACATAGAAGGTTTCACCTGCTCTCTAGAGCTGACAAATTCCCTTTACCCTGCTCCACTCATGCCTGACCATCTACTGTGTCTTCTCTAGGGCTCCGTGTACCAGAAAACCAACGCCGTGTCTGAGATCAAGAGGGTTGGCAAAGATAGCTTCTGGGCCAAGGCTGAGGTGAGTGCTGTAGTGGGGGGCGGGCACACTGACAGACACGCTGCTGGGCGGTGTCCTCACAGCTAGTTACACCAGAGGCACATGTGAGTTAGGTCACAGTGCATGATGGGCTGCAGTGTCCCTTCTTTGACATGGCCCTTTGAGGGACCCGGTCCCTGGCAGAGGTTGAAGCCTAGGGGGCTGCACATGGCTGAGTGCGCAGCTCTCtttgcagaaggaagaggagaaccGCAGACTGGAGGAGAAGCGAAGGGCTGAGGAGGAGCGGCAGCGGCTGGAGGAGGAGCGGCGTGAGCGAGAACTGCAGGAGGCTGCCCGCCGTGAGCAGCGCTACCAGGAACAGCACAGATCATCTGGACCCCCAAGGTTAGCCCACTATGCACTGGGCAAGTGGTTATGGCTGTCCCCAAATGCTCGCCTGTTCTGGGGCAGGAACACTGAGGGAACAGCATGAGGAGCAGCTCGCGAGCCTCAGCTCTTCTAATCTCGGCCCTTCCAGCAGGACGTGTGAGGAGCAGGAGCAAGAAGTGGTTTCAAGGAGCAGAAAGGAATGGGTAAGTTTCAGGCATCTCTTCAACAGACCTAGAGATTTGCTAGTTTGGCTCTGTCTTAGCCACTTGATGAAATCCTTGTTCTCGGATTGAGGCTTAGCCCAGACCTATGCAATCAACCTGAGGCGCTTCTGTGCACACAAAGAACCAGTGGAGGAAACCAGGACAGAAGCTTTGGGCATGGCTCGAAGCCACGTCTTGGGAGAAGCCCTGTCAGCTCCTCGTCTTCCTAGTCCCCATTCTAACTCATCCTACACACACTTAACACAGCATTGAGGGCCTGCTTTCTGAGGTAGGGCAGTCAGATGAGAAGCCTTTGGGTTCTCAGTCACCGCTGGGGTCAAAGCATGCTTCTGTGCTTCTCCCAGGAGTCTGCTGGGCAGCAGGCCCCACACCCACGAGAGATTTTCAAGCAGAAGGAGAGGGCTATGtccaccacctctctctccagctctcagccAGGTGAGACCTCCTCTGGGCCAGGCAACAAAACAGGGTGGACAGAGGGGAAGCCTAGAGTCCATGCAGGGGTCTCCAGGGTATGTTTTAAAGGGTGACAAAAGAATGAGGAGAGCCACCAGAATCCAGGTGACCCTTTTGTCCTGCATTTCTACTGCCCACAGATTCAGCACACAGCCCGAAACCCTGGGGTATTTACCTGTGTTAGCAGGGGCCCTTCTTCAGATACACTAGGCAGGTCTGTAGAGTGCAGGTGTGTTACAGCTGAAGTAATGACTTGGTGTTTTCTGGGTTGTTCAGGTAAGCTGAGGAGCCCCTTCCTGCAGAAGCAGCTCACTCAACCAGAAGCCTCCTATGGCAGAGAGCCAACTCCTACCGTCTCAAGGCCCGGTGCAGGCAAGACCCTGTAACCTTGTACAGCCCTGGGGGAATGATGATCGAGAGGGGGACTTTTGGAGAAGGTCACATCCTgctgtgtcctttgctgtagGTGTCTGTGAGGAGCCAGCACCTAGCAGTCTGTCTTCAGTCCAGACAGAAGAAGAACCCACTTATGAAGAAGCCCCAGAGCAAGACGCTCTCTACGAGGAACCGCCACTGGTGAGTTGGACATAGGTCTGAGTTTTCTGTGGCATGTTTTAGGGTACTAGGGttgtattgtttttttctgtttgtttttattttatgagtgtttgacctgcatgtgtatgtgtgtggtacatgtggaagccagaagaaagcatcagatacccctggaacaggaattacagttgtgagctgctgcatggtttctgagaaccaaacttggatcctctgcaagagcagcaaatgctcttaactactgaaccatctctccagttcctttactgtattttgaagacaggatctcactgtgtagtcttcaACTGGAGATCCTGTTGACCCAGCCTTCCTGAGTGTGGGGCTTGCCACCGTCAcagcttagttttgttttgtggcatGGATGATAGAATCCAAGGCCTTGAGCATGGTAGGCAAGCAGCCTACCAGTGAGTCTACTCATTCTCCTTGGAACCGTGCTGTGCCGTAGTCATGTGTGCCAGTGCCCCTGTGTGGT
It contains:
- the Dbnl gene encoding drebrin-like protein isoform X2; the encoded protein is MAVNLSRNGPALQEAYVRVVNEKSPTDWALFTYEGNSNDIRVAGTGEGGLEELVEELNSGKVMYAFCRVKDPNSGLPKFVLINWTGEGVNDVRKGACANHVSTMANFLKGAHVTINARAEEDVEPECIMEKVAKASGANYSFHRESACFQDTGPQAPVGSVYQKTNAVSEIKRVGKDSFWAKAEKEEENRRLEEKRRAEEERQRLEEERRERELQEAARREQRYQEQHRSSGPPRTCEEQEQEVVSRSRKEWESAGQQAPHPREIFKQKERAMSTTSLSSSQPGKLRSPFLQKQLTQPEASYGREPTPTVSRPGAGVCEEPAPSSLSSVQTEEEPTYEEAPEQDALYEEPPLVQEQGADSIHIDNYMQGQGLSGQGLCARALYDYQAADDTEISFDPENLITGIEVIDEGWWRGYGPDGHFGMFPANYVELIE
- the Dbnl gene encoding drebrin-like protein isoform X1, with protein sequence MAVNLSRNGPALQEAYVRVVNEKSPTDWALFTYEGNSNDIRVAGTGEGGLEELVEELNSGKVMYAFCRVKDPNSGLPKFVLINWTGEGVNDVRKGACANHVSTMANFLKGAHVTINARAEEDVEPECIMEKVAKASGANYSFHRESACFQDTGPQAPVGSVYQKTNAVSEIKRVGKDSFWAKAEKEEENRRLEEKRRAEEERQRLEEERRERELQEAARREQRYQEQHRSSGPPSRTCEEQEQEVVSRSRKEWESAGQQAPHPREIFKQKERAMSTTSLSSSQPGKLRSPFLQKQLTQPEASYGREPTPTVSRPGAGVCEEPAPSSLSSVQTEEEPTYEEAPEQDALYEEPPLVQEQGADSIHIDNYMQGQGLSGQGLCARALYDYQAADDTEISFDPENLITGIEVIDEGWWRGYGPDGHFGMFPANYVELIE